AATGCCCTGCGCCCTTGTTCCGCTGCGTTTGGTAAAGAAGCTCACCGTGATAGGGATCATGGAGAACACGCAGGGCGTGATCAGGGCGATAAAACCGCCACCGAAGCTGGCCAGGAATATCCACATCAGGGATTTGTTGGAAGCGTCATCTTCCGCCACGTCGCCGGCGGCAGTGCCATTGGCAGCAGGAGCCACGGTGTTGCCGTTGCCGGTAGCAGCCGGTGCTACTTCCACATCAAAAGCAGCTTCTTCGGGGAGCACTTCTTCCCCTTTCAGCACCATGTAGGTGATATTGCCTTTGATTTTACCGGAAGCAGGCGTGCCTTTCACTTCAGCCACCAGCTCTACTTCGTTTTCAAAGTATTTGATATCGAGGTTGTCGAACAGCGGTTCTTTACGCTGTAAGATCTGACCTTTTTCAGTAATGGCGCCCAAAGTAAGTTTGGTGGCGCTGTCGGGAACAATGCGGGTGTTCGGGTCATCGTTGCCCATGGTAGTGGAAAACAACAGCGCTCCTTTTTCTATCGTTGCCCTGGCATGGAGTACGTATTCCTGGTCGTTTTTCTTTTCGGCGGAGAACTCCCACTTAACAGGCTTAGGGCTCTGGTCTTGTGCGTTGGCACCGAAGGTGAATAGCAGGAAGACCGGTATCAGCAATGAAAGCAAATGCTTCATATAGTCAATAGGCTTTAAAGAATATACAGTAGGTTAAACGACAACGAGTCCCCCGGGAGGAACTCGTTCATCGTATAGACATATTTTTGGTGATGGTGTGCAATTATTTTCCTCCCACACTTACCGCGAATTCCACTTCTTTCGGAGGAAGGCACTGGTGGTCGTCACATACCATGAACTCTACGGAGCCTTTCACTTTAGTGGCAGCCTTACCTTTAACAGTCACTGTTTGTACGAAGTTGACCGTGTTTTCGTAGTATTTCAGTTCAGAGTTAAAGTTTTTATCGAAGGATTTGTGCAGTTTGCCATTTTCTTTCACTTTACCGTCGGTAGCCACCAGCGGGTTTTTAGTGAATTTGAAGCTGGTAGGGACCGGGCCTTCGCCTGCTTCCTGTGCATATAAGTGCCAGCCGTTTTCGATGGTGGCAGTAGCGTGAACTTCGTAAGTGGTGGCATTTACCTTTTTGGAGGTAAAGCTCCATTTAACCGGATTCTCGATCTGCGCGCTTGCCAGGATAGGCAGGGCGAACAGTGCCAGTGCTGTGAGTAATTTTTTCATGTTTTTCTTTTTAATTGGTTGGTTGGTTGATTGATTAATTATTGTTGATCAGGCTTTGGAGTATCAGCTTTCCGTCAGTGTTACCAAGCACTTTGCTGGTAGCTCTTTCCGGGTGAGGCATCATTCCAAATACATTTCTCTGTTTATTGCAGATGCCAGCGATGTTACGGATGGCACCGTTATGGTTAGCTGAGTCAATAATATTGCCAAACTCATCGCAGTAGCGGAAGAGGATTTGTTTGTTTCTTTCCAGTTCGTCCAAAGTGGCGTCGTCAGCATAGTAACGGCCTTCACCATGGGCAATCGGGATCATCAGCGGGCGGCCGGTCACGTCTTTGGTGAGGGAAGCCTCGTTGTTTTCGCTTTTCAGGAAAACGTTTTTGCAGATGAACTGCTGGTTCTGGTTACGCAGCAACACGCCTGGCAACAGACCTGCTTCGCACAGTACCTGGAAACCGTTGCATACACCTATCACACGACCGCCTTTGTTGGCAAATTCGATCACGCTCTGCATCATAGGGCTGAACCTGGCGATAGCGCCGCAACGCAGGTAGTCACCATAGGAAAATCCACCCGGTAATACAATACAATCTGTTGTGCTGAACGCGCTCAGGTCTTTATCCTTGTGCCACAGCTCTATTACTTCCTGCCCCAGATCGTTGCGCAGGGAATCAATCATGTCATGATCACAGTTAGAGCCCGGAAAGGTGACAACGCCAAATTTCATCTGAAAATGTTTTGTGTTTATATGTAAAAAATATTTTATTAATCGGTCCTCCCCGCTTATTCACATGATATTAAACTCTTATATCAAAGCCACCGGGAAAGGACAAAATTACTTCTCCATTCGCAATTTTCCATTGCCGCTCATCCTGATTTAACAAATTACTGGCAGCCAATCAGTTAAAAAAGCGATTTAGCTAAAATATTGCATGACGATCATATACCCCAGTACAATGAAGTGGATCACATTGGCGAAGGTTTCGTTGGTAACAGACCAGAACACATTGCCGGCAAACATCGCGATAGGCAAAACTGCCAGCACCCAATATGCGGGAGAGAAATGTACATTGAAAAAAGGCACCAGCATGGCCACTGCCACATATACAATCAACACCGCCCATATTTTACGGCCCTGGATCAGCATCTTCATCAGCGGGCGCTGCAACAGCAGCCAACCCAGCACAAAGAACAGCAGGCAGGCGATCATCGCCCCCCAAACTTTATAATCGGTGATCAGTGGCAGCGACAGCCCGATGTTGGGAATCTGCCGCAGCAGGGTCATCTGGTTGGTCAGAAACAGGTATGTGCCCATCAGGTATATCGGACAGATAAGCCCCAGGATGGCAATAATCCACTCCGCCAGCCGGAAGGCACGCATAATCAGCATACTCACCAGCAGCAACAGGCAGAAAATAATAGAAGGGAAATAAATCAGTCCGCACATCCCGAGCGCAAAACCGATGTTAAATACCACATCGCGCGCCGAAGTCCGTGTGTACAGCTCCGTTATACTGGAAAACACCCACAACATGATCACGTTCACCAGCAATGCCGGGGAAAAAACATTCCAGCTTTGTAACAGGGAGGTGAACAGGAGGTAACACATCGCCGGCAGATAGGTCGGCTTGGGAAACAACCGGTGATGGTTGATGATCTTCGTCAGCAGTAAGGACTGCAACAGGATCAGCATCACCGCCAGCGCCGTAAATACAAAAGCGCTGCCGCCGGTGAGCACCTGGATCCATTTGACCAGCAGGCTGTACAAAAGGCCTTCAGACCCATCCGCCATATGTGCGGCAGGATGTATCAGATAATAAAACTTGACCAGTAATGTGTATATCAGCAGGAGCAATACCGTAAGCGGATTGCCTGAACGGAAAAATCGTATCACAGTGCAAAGGTGTGATTAAAAGTCAATTTTAGCAAAGCAAATATAGTTTCTATATACACACGGCACCAACACCGTCCGGGCACTGATTTGTTTTCCATACCGGGGCATCCAGGTAAAACCCTTGTCCAGATTGCGCAGGGTAGGCATACGGGTTACTTTTCCACCCGGGGCCAGGCTTACGTCTGTCAGCAGGTAACTGCGCCTGTCCAGCTCATTGTACAGGAAACGCAGCTCACTGCCGATGTTCACCATCAGGTAAGACAGGTACAGGTCCGCATTATCGTCGTACTGGCTTTTGCGGACAAAGTTGTTCCACTGCATATTGCCTTCTTCATCGAAAGACAGCACGGCCACGTTGTCATAATGATAACGCACACCCTGTGAATTGTTCCAGTACCATGGGTTGTAATACCACGGAGAATAAGGAGAGTAATAGTAAGGGGAATAATACATGCCGCCATAAGGGGCGCCGTACATATAGTTCCAGCGGTTCCACGGCTGATAGCGGGAAGAGGTGGAAAATGATTCCGCTGTCAGCAGAAATCCACCGTTGGCGGTATTGATGACCTTACGGATGAAATAATCATTAAACGCGCTGGAAGTGTTGGACTCCCCGCGGGCATTCATCTTCAGCTCATTGGAGAACACGACTGATTTTTCGTAGAGGGGCTTATCGTTCTGATAATCGTATTTGTACAGGTACATGCCTTCCACATTGCCCCGCTTCTGTTTGTAGTAGAAAGCGGTGATCAGCGCCGTATGGCGGTTGTTGTCCAGTTTCATTTTTACCTCATCAAGCAGCTGTCCCTTGAAAGACAGGGGGGATACCTCAAAGCTGTCTACCAGCGCACGTTTCATCACAAAGTTGCCGCTCACCACATAGTCCCGGTTGGAGGTACGTTCCAGTTTATTGAACACGAGGTCGCCTTCATTGGTCAGGCTGAAATTGCTGAGGAACTGTTTCCTGCCGGCCATGGGCAATGACAGGCGACTGTTATTGACCAGCGTCATGGCGCTGTCGTACAGGAAAGTATAAAACACGTTGTTGTCTTCCTTGTCCTGGTTGATTTTATAAACGAGGATACGGCGTTTGTCTTCAGACACCTCCATGGAATACACTTTGTTTTCCTTGGAGTACATGCCGATGCGGGTAGAGTCTATCATGACAGGCGCATCGTTGAACCGGGCTTCGGGCGTCATGGTGGCGCAGAAGCTGAACACGGCGTCTTTGCGCTGGAACTGGTAGATCATCAGCACCTTGTCGGGATAGGCCACAAAGTCCATGCTGATCACCTTTCTGGGCAGGAAGTCCAGTTTTATCCGGTCTTTCAGTTGCATATCAGCATCATAAACAGACACGGAATAGTCGCCCCGGTCGGTTTTATAGACGAGTATATTGCCGCCCACCTTACCTATGATTTCAAATTCGGTACTTTTGTAATCATCTTTTTCTGGTTCGGAATAGGAGATTTTCTGCGCTACTGCTGCGCTGCCGGCGAAGAGCAGCATCAGTAACAGTTGGATGCGGTATAGCGTGTGCATACTCTGGTGTAGTTTCAATAATGCTGATGATGAAAATGGTAGCTGACGCGAACAACCGCGCCATTTCCAAACTTACATTAAAAATCAGAAATTAATACGGCAATTTACACGATGTAAACCGCGTCTTTACTTAAATACCAAAAGGCGGGATTTATTGTGTATTTTTAATAAAATATTTTTAAAGACATATACCTGATGGAGACCGTTATGATAACCGGCGGTACGGGGCTGGTAGGAACGGCACTAACCCGGCTGCTATTGGAGCGTGGCTATAAAGTGATCATTCTCACCAGAAAACCGGAGAAGGGCGTCAATACTGCTGTACATTATGCCGCCTGGGACGTGGACAATCAAACAATAGATGTCAACGCCCTGCAGGAGGCCGACTATATCGTCCATCTGGCAGGCGCCAACGTAGGAGAGAAACGGTGGTCAGCGGCAAGGAAACAGGAGATACTGGAGAGCCGCACCAAAAGCAGTGAACTGATCGTTAAATCCCTGCAAATCCATCCCAACAAAGTCAGAAAAGTGATCAGCGCTTCCGCCACCGGATATTACGGGGAAACAAAAGAACGCGCATTTACGGAGACAGATCCGCCGGCCACTGATTTCCTCGGCAGCACCACGCTGGCCTGGGAACAGAGCATTACACCGGTAGCGGCACTAGACAAGAAGCTGGTGATTTTTCGTACCGGCATTGCATTGAGCCGGGAAGGCGGCGCCCTGAAAGAATTCTACAAACCACTGAAATTCGGCTTCGCCACGGTATTAGGCTCCGGCGACCAATACATCAGCTGGATCCATATACAGGACCTGGTGAGGTTATATTTTAATGCGATCGTGAACGATCAGCTGGAGGGCACTTACAACGCCGTAGCACCGCTACCTGTGCGGCATAAAGAGCTGGTACTGGCCATGGCGCATGCCGCCAAGGGCAACAGCTTCATTACCAGTTATGTGCCGGCCTTTGCCCTGAAACTGGCGCTGGGCGAAATGAGCATTGAAGTATTAAAAAGTGTGAAAGCATCTTCACAGAAAATACAAAATACCGGTTTTCAGTTCTCCTACCCCACTATTGGTGAAGCCATGGCGCAACTATTCAAATAACCGTACCATGGCTGCTGCTTTGAGCAGGCACTCTTCCCATTCCAGTTCAGGATCACTGTAAAAGGTAACAGCGGAGCCGGTCTGAAAGGACAGGTATTGCCGCGTGTCATTGTAGATGATACTGCGGA
The Chitinophaga varians genome window above contains:
- a CDS encoding protein-disulfide reductase DsbD domain-containing protein, producing MKKLLTALALFALPILASAQIENPVKWSFTSKKVNATTYEVHATATIENGWHLYAQEAGEGPVPTSFKFTKNPLVATDGKVKENGKLHKSFDKNFNSELKYYENTVNFVQTVTVKGKAATKVKGSVEFMVCDDHQCLPPKEVEFAVSVGGK
- the purQ gene encoding phosphoribosylformylglycinamidine synthase subunit PurQ; translation: MKFGVVTFPGSNCDHDMIDSLRNDLGQEVIELWHKDKDLSAFSTTDCIVLPGGFSYGDYLRCGAIARFSPMMQSVIEFANKGGRVIGVCNGFQVLCEAGLLPGVLLRNQNQQFICKNVFLKSENNEASLTKDVTGRPLMIPIAHGEGRYYADDATLDELERNKQILFRYCDEFGNIIDSANHNGAIRNIAGICNKQRNVFGMMPHPERATSKVLGNTDGKLILQSLINNN
- a CDS encoding TIGR01777 family oxidoreductase; amino-acid sequence: METVMITGGTGLVGTALTRLLLERGYKVIILTRKPEKGVNTAVHYAAWDVDNQTIDVNALQEADYIVHLAGANVGEKRWSAARKQEILESRTKSSELIVKSLQIHPNKVRKVISASATGYYGETKERAFTETDPPATDFLGSTTLAWEQSITPVAALDKKLVIFRTGIALSREGGALKEFYKPLKFGFATVLGSGDQYISWIHIQDLVRLYFNAIVNDQLEGTYNAVAPLPVRHKELVLAMAHAAKGNSFITSYVPAFALKLALGEMSIEVLKSVKASSQKIQNTGFQFSYPTIGEAMAQLFK